The following are encoded together in the bacterium genome:
- a CDS encoding amidohydrolase: protein MGRYGNWVIDADGHGGDLPNWQSRIPAEFQGKWEERRAKIKKQFANLPGVGIKETKGTAKLNSLERAGMTDPKSRLEDMDLEGIDQTIMFPGGAGEEWAGLDKDFAVALCRTLNDARGEFLSYAPKRLMSVAKLPMIDPASAVAELRRCVAEHGMVGMVTPQHVRDKNLDHPDFDVVWRTAEELGVAVCVHGGGQAIDQVPIGVDRWSTRLEMHAFTHPVGQMMAVMAFTVGGILHRFPKLRVAFLEATTGWLPFWLERLDEHWELTPEQAPNIDKKPSEYFKAGNCFIGCDPDEKSIPWVVDQCGEGVVVYASDYCHWDCKFPDTVKIVQERDDLSASAKKKILDDNPRRLYALG from the coding sequence ATGGGACGCTACGGAAACTGGGTCATCGACGCGGACGGGCACGGGGGCGACCTCCCCAACTGGCAGTCGCGCATCCCCGCCGAGTTCCAGGGCAAGTGGGAGGAGCGGCGCGCGAAGATCAAGAAGCAGTTCGCCAACCTGCCCGGCGTCGGCATCAAGGAGACGAAGGGCACGGCGAAGCTGAACAGCCTCGAGCGCGCCGGCATGACCGATCCGAAGTCGCGCCTCGAGGACATGGACCTCGAGGGCATCGATCAGACGATCATGTTCCCCGGCGGCGCCGGCGAGGAGTGGGCCGGCCTCGACAAGGACTTTGCGGTTGCGCTCTGCCGCACGCTGAACGACGCGCGCGGCGAGTTCCTGTCCTACGCGCCGAAGCGCCTCATGTCGGTCGCGAAGCTGCCGATGATCGACCCCGCGTCGGCCGTCGCCGAGCTGCGGCGCTGCGTCGCGGAGCACGGTATGGTCGGCATGGTCACGCCGCAGCACGTGCGCGACAAGAACCTCGACCATCCCGACTTCGACGTGGTCTGGCGCACCGCCGAGGAGCTCGGCGTGGCGGTGTGCGTGCACGGCGGCGGCCAGGCGATCGACCAGGTGCCGATCGGCGTCGACCGCTGGAGCACGCGTCTCGAGATGCACGCCTTCACGCATCCCGTCGGCCAGATGATGGCGGTGATGGCGTTCACCGTCGGCGGCATCCTGCACCGTTTCCCGAAGCTGCGCGTCGCCTTCCTCGAGGCGACGACCGGCTGGCTGCCGTTCTGGCTCGAGCGCCTCGACGAGCACTGGGAGCTGACGCCCGAGCAGGCGCCGAACATCGACAAGAAGCCGTCGGAGTACTTCAAGGCGGGCAACTGCTTCATCGGCTGCGACCCGGACGAGAAGTCGATCCCGTGGGTCGTCGACCAGTGCGGCGAGGGCGTCGTCGTGTACGCCTCCGACTACTGCCACTGGGACTGCAAATTCCCCGACACGGTGAAGATCGTGCAGGAGCGGGACGACCTGTCGGCGAGCGCGAAGAAGAAGATCCTCGACGACAACCCGCGCCGGCTCTACGCCCTCGGCTGA